The DNA sequence TAACCGCGATAGCCCATGGCGATCTTGGCGACCAGCCGCAGATGGCTGGTGACGAGCTTGTGGGCTGCCTTGGTGTCCTCATGCTCGAGGAAACGCTTGGCCAGCATGTATTCTTCCTGCGGTTCCAGCATCGGGAACTTGCGAATTTCCGAGAGATAACGGTTTAATCCGTTCTCACCGGCAGAAATGGACGGCAAACTTCCTTGGGCCATTATAGCACCCCCTAAATCCCGAATTTCGGCTTCCTAACGGCAAGCCTAATGGCGCGGACCGAACATCGCATCCGAACTACCCGATATGTCATGTAATTGTGGCGAAACCGGGTATCAAGGTGCAATCGCCTTCACGGTCGCGTGAAGACGCTTGCTGCTTTACAGAGTCGTAAGCGCCACCCGCATTTCTTCCATATCTGCTGGAAGCGGGGCCTCGAAACGCAGTGTTTCCCCGGTGATCGGATGCTCGATAACCAGCAAAAACGCATGCAGCGCCTGACGTGTGAATCCGTTGACGGTTTCGCGTACGGCATCAGGCAGACGGTTTGCCTTGGTCTTGAAGGCGCCGCCATAGTCGGCATCGCCAATCAGCGGGTGGCCGATATGGGCCATATGCACCCTGATCTGGTGGGTGCGGCCGGTTTCAAGCCGGCATTCGACCAGCGAGGCGGCGCAGGTTCCATCGGGTTTTTCCTGGTACCGCTCGCAGACCAGATAATGGGTGACGGCATGGCGCACATCTGCGCCGTCATCCTTGCGGACTGCACGGCGGATGCGGTCCTTGGCGCGGCCAAGGCTGGCGTCGATGGTGCCTTTCAGCCCGTCGGGCTTACCCCAGACGATCGCCTTGTAGGCGCGCTCCAATGGACCGGTCAGGCCGTGGTCGGCAAATTGTTCGGCGAGATGGCGGTGGGTGATGTCATTCTTGGCCACCACCATCACCCCGGTGGTGTCGCGGTCGAGCCGATGGACGATGCCCGGCCTGCGCACGCCGCCGATGCCCGACAGGCTGTCGCCGCAATGATGGATCAGCGCATTGACCAGGGTTCCGGTCCAGTTGCCGGCGCCGGGATGCACCACAAGGCCTGCCTGCTTGTTGATGACGATGAGGTCGTCGTCCTCATACAGAACCTCAAGCGGAATATCCTCGCCAACCGGATCGGGATCCTCGGGCTCGGGTATTGTCACGTCGACCCGGTCGCCGGGGTGGATCTTGTGCCTGGCCTGCTTGGCAGCAACGCCGTTGACCATCACCGCACCAGCCTCGATCAGCGCCTTGACGCGGCTGCGTGAAAGGTCGGGTTCCACGGCCGTGGCCAGCCAGGCGTCAAGCCGGCCGGTGTCGTATTCGCCGACAACCAGGGTTTCGCAAGCCGGTTGGGCTTCCCTATCGGGCTGGGCTTCGCTAAACGATGTCGCGTTCTTCAATTTCAGGGTCCGCCCGGCAAGGAATGGTAATGTCGAAAGTGAATGACGACGATCTGGACGAAAAGCCGCTTGATCCGGAGATGGAAAGGGTTCGGCGCAAGATGGTGCGGCTGCTGGCCGTGTCGATCGGCGTCATGTTCATCGGTCTTATGGCCGTGCTGGGGGCAATTGTCTACAAATTCACACAGGCCGACG is a window from the Hoeflea sp. IMCC20628 genome containing:
- a CDS encoding RluA family pseudouridine synthase, whose amino-acid sequence is MKNATSFSEAQPDREAQPACETLVVGEYDTGRLDAWLATAVEPDLSRSRVKALIEAGAVMVNGVAAKQARHKIHPGDRVDVTIPEPEDPDPVGEDIPLEVLYEDDDLIVINKQAGLVVHPGAGNWTGTLVNALIHHCGDSLSGIGGVRRPGIVHRLDRDTTGVMVVAKNDITHRHLAEQFADHGLTGPLERAYKAIVWGKPDGLKGTIDASLGRAKDRIRRAVRKDDGADVRHAVTHYLVCERYQEKPDGTCAASLVECRLETGRTHQIRVHMAHIGHPLIGDADYGGAFKTKANRLPDAVRETVNGFTRQALHAFLLVIEHPITGETLRFEAPLPADMEEMRVALTTL